One Pseudodesulfovibrio cashew DNA window includes the following coding sequences:
- a CDS encoding tRNA nucleotidyltransferase, with protein MSYLVILIKEMKVYLAGGAVRDILLGKPIKDRDYLVTDTTRQEFEARFPAAREVGHTFPVYLLERMEFSFPRAETLEEEIKSRDLTVNAMLLDEDGELIAHPQALDDLVNRVLRPAAPDSLTSDPLRVFRAARFWARFPDFTPHPELRAAMSAVAEAGLLETIAPDRVGQETIKALNSPKPGNFLQLLAETRCLSPWFREFQGGMTIPAGPPAYHDTHVIGHTCRIMDRLAGDEIAVWMGLCHDLGKMLSDPKFLPRHHGHDKRGIGPAESLAKRIRLSNAHVTAGIKAAQWHMTAARYEELRPGTRVDLLMDLHLSRTVAPLFALIVADTGVDLLSQAKTDLESILAVSLPPESRNLGSKSGQILRELRAAVLGRSKKR; from the coding sequence ATGAGTTACCTTGTGATATTGATTAAGGAAATGAAAGTCTATCTGGCTGGCGGCGCTGTCCGCGACATACTTCTCGGCAAGCCCATCAAGGACCGCGACTACCTCGTGACGGACACGACCCGGCAAGAATTCGAAGCGCGCTTTCCTGCGGCTCGGGAGGTCGGCCACACCTTTCCGGTGTACCTTTTGGAAAGGATGGAATTCTCCTTCCCCCGGGCCGAGACACTTGAAGAAGAAATAAAGTCCAGAGACCTTACTGTCAATGCGATGCTCCTGGATGAGGACGGGGAATTGATCGCTCATCCTCAAGCGCTTGACGACCTTGTGAACCGAGTTCTCAGACCGGCCGCTCCCGATTCCCTTACTTCGGACCCACTCAGGGTTTTCCGCGCCGCAAGGTTCTGGGCCAGATTCCCGGACTTCACTCCCCACCCGGAGTTGCGAGCCGCCATGTCCGCAGTAGCCGAGGCCGGACTTCTGGAGACCATCGCCCCGGACCGCGTGGGACAGGAGACCATCAAGGCTCTCAACTCTCCTAAACCGGGTAATTTCCTTCAACTTCTGGCGGAAACACGTTGCCTGTCGCCGTGGTTCCGGGAATTCCAGGGGGGCATGACCATTCCGGCGGGTCCGCCCGCATACCACGACACACACGTCATCGGCCATACCTGTCGGATCATGGACAGGCTGGCCGGAGACGAAATCGCCGTTTGGATGGGACTCTGCCATGACCTGGGGAAAATGCTATCCGATCCGAAATTCCTCCCGCGACACCATGGGCACGACAAGCGAGGCATCGGACCGGCCGAGTCACTTGCCAAGCGCATCCGCCTGTCCAATGCGCACGTCACGGCTGGCATAAAGGCGGCCCAATGGCACATGACCGCCGCCAGATATGAGGAACTCCGCCCCGGCACCCGTGTAGATCTGCTCATGGATCTCCATCTCTCTCGTACCGTAGCTCCCCTGTTCGCCCTGATCGTGGCCGATACGGGGGTCGATCTTCTTTCGCAGGCCAAGACTGATCTGGAATCCATACTTGCAGTATCTCTTCCACCTGAATCGAGAAACCTTGGCAGCAAGTCCGGCCAGATCCTGCGTGAACTCCGTGCGGCAGTGCTCGGGAGAAGCAAGAAGCGGTAA
- a CDS encoding response regulator gives MKPLIPTQRRFLIVDDDERFALLVAKRLENTAQCVVVLSGEDALLQFEYHLREKAPFSVVFMDIGMPEMDGHAVVERMREIERRQDVSPVNSFKLIMLTSHKDISNVSKAFFHNDADAYIHKAEINTKLHEELRNLDLI, from the coding sequence ATGAAACCGTTGATCCCAACTCAAAGACGCTTTCTCATAGTGGATGACGATGAGCGATTCGCCCTTCTCGTCGCCAAACGCCTTGAAAATACTGCCCAGTGCGTCGTAGTTCTGTCCGGGGAGGACGCGCTCTTACAGTTTGAATACCACCTCCGGGAGAAAGCCCCGTTTTCCGTAGTATTCATGGACATCGGCATGCCGGAAATGGATGGTCACGCCGTGGTGGAGCGCATGCGTGAAATCGAACGCCGACAAGATGTTTCACCGGTGAATTCTTTCAAATTGATCATGCTTACGAGCCATAAGGACATCTCCAACGTCAGCAAGGCCTTCTTCCACAATGACGCCGACGCGTATATCCACAAGGCGGAAATCAATACAAAGCTGCATGAGGAGTTACGCAACCTCGACCTGATTTAA
- a CDS encoding pyruvate carboxylase produces MQPKSFEQVLDEVKGKRILVANRGIPARRICRSITEMFNAKAIMTATDVDKTSPATSGANELLMLGSDPRAYLDMDRVIRKAKADGVVAIHPGWGFGSEDDSFPAKCKEAGIIFIGPEQEPMRVLGNKVAVRKLAIEQDVPVVPGSEGAVSIPEAREIAKEIGFPVMLKAEGGGGGRGIYEVYKEEDLENAFSKASALAQASFGNPRLYVEKLLTSVRHIEIQVVADQYGNIFCFDERDCSVQRNHQKLIEITPSPWPKFTPELREQLKEYSRKLVAAVGYYSLATVEFLVDTDGVPYLIEVNTRLQVEHGITECRYGIDLVEEQIAIAFGAELRLSEEKTKPYQWAFQCRINCEDPQKGFEPNSGRITRYVSPGGQGIRIDSCVGDGYRFPSNYDSAAALLIAYGNSWKKVDALMSRALREYMIGGLKTTIPFHRKIVDHKKFIEADYDTNFVRQNYAELMDYSDREPDSLRMTRLVAEISALGHNQYVRLGEYRGREDKRLGRFELADAPEVSSWFEPNITRGMDRDTILDTLRSDREAGIIHMTDTTTRDITQSNSGNRFRLAEDAIVGPSLDKCGFFSLENGGGAHFHVAMLANMTYPFTEAAEWNKFAPQTLKQILVRSTNVLGYKPQPKNVMRMTGEMINEHYDVIRCFDFLNHIENMRPFAEVALSSNKNIFEPALSLSWAKGFGVDRYMAVTDEIIRMCADVAGVSQKKVERMIILGLKDMAGVCPPRFMRELIGSITAKYPELVIHSHRHYTDGLFVPTMGAAAEAGAHIVDVAVGASVRWYGQGEVLSTAAYIEDEIGLKTHLDKDMIRATNFKLKQIMPYYDKYTAPYFQGIDHDVVRHGMPGGATSSSQEGALKQGYIKLLPYMLKFLEGTRKIVRYHDVTPGSQITWNTAFLAVTGAYKRGGEREVRRLLNILDIVNLCKEEELTSLERDARLDLYRDANDAFRNLLLGKFGRLPLGFPEDWVYRSAFGKGWETAITERVEVSPLTTLEDVDLAAEKAALQKRLHRQPTEEEFVMYLNHPGDAITTIEFCEKYGNINNLPVDVWFEGLEKGEILNFQGDCKKPHIMRILDISEPDENGMVVVRYVLDSEIMSHQVKVAEPEAGAKDAMEMADSGNPYHVGSPSNGDLWVTHVRPGDKVKVGEELFNISIMKQEKSVLSPIDGMVRRVIKSANYTEDKKMIPVVEGELIVELGPVAGICPTCKMEVPGEEFNFCPNCGQKM; encoded by the coding sequence ATGCAGCCGAAGTCCTTTGAACAGGTGCTTGATGAGGTCAAGGGGAAGCGGATTCTTGTAGCCAACCGGGGCATCCCGGCTCGGCGCATTTGCCGTTCCATCACGGAAATGTTCAACGCCAAGGCGATCATGACCGCCACGGACGTGGATAAAACATCCCCCGCGACCTCCGGCGCCAACGAGCTGCTCATGCTCGGTTCCGATCCTCGCGCTTATCTCGATATGGACAGGGTCATCCGCAAGGCCAAGGCTGATGGCGTGGTCGCCATCCATCCTGGCTGGGGATTCGGCTCCGAAGATGATTCCTTCCCCGCCAAGTGCAAGGAAGCAGGCATTATTTTTATCGGTCCCGAGCAGGAGCCCATGCGTGTCCTCGGAAACAAAGTGGCCGTCCGAAAACTTGCGATCGAGCAGGATGTGCCGGTCGTACCCGGTTCCGAAGGTGCAGTGTCTATCCCGGAAGCTCGTGAGATTGCAAAGGAAATCGGATTCCCGGTCATGCTCAAGGCCGAGGGCGGCGGAGGCGGTCGCGGCATTTACGAGGTCTACAAGGAGGAGGACCTGGAGAACGCGTTCTCCAAGGCGTCCGCTTTGGCGCAGGCCTCCTTCGGCAATCCGCGCCTCTACGTGGAAAAACTCCTGACGTCCGTCCGGCACATTGAAATCCAGGTGGTGGCTGATCAGTATGGCAACATTTTCTGCTTCGACGAACGCGACTGCTCCGTGCAGCGCAATCACCAGAAGCTGATTGAGATCACACCTTCTCCCTGGCCCAAATTCACTCCGGAGCTGCGCGAGCAACTCAAGGAATATTCCCGCAAGCTGGTCGCGGCGGTGGGGTACTACTCCCTGGCAACAGTGGAGTTCCTTGTCGATACCGACGGGGTTCCCTATCTCATTGAGGTCAACACCCGGCTTCAGGTGGAGCACGGCATCACCGAGTGTCGCTACGGCATCGACCTGGTCGAGGAGCAGATCGCCATCGCCTTCGGTGCGGAACTCCGCCTGAGTGAGGAAAAGACCAAGCCGTATCAGTGGGCGTTCCAGTGCCGCATCAACTGCGAGGACCCGCAAAAGGGCTTCGAACCTAACTCCGGGCGTATCACCCGCTACGTGTCACCGGGCGGGCAGGGCATCCGCATCGACTCCTGCGTAGGCGACGGCTACCGTTTCCCGTCCAATTATGACTCCGCGGCGGCCTTGCTCATCGCCTACGGCAATTCCTGGAAAAAGGTCGATGCTCTCATGAGCCGCGCCCTGCGGGAATACATGATCGGCGGATTGAAGACGACCATTCCTTTCCACCGCAAGATCGTTGACCACAAGAAGTTTATCGAAGCTGACTACGATACCAATTTTGTCCGTCAGAATTACGCGGAACTCATGGATTATTCCGACCGTGAGCCTGATTCCCTGCGTATGACCCGGCTGGTCGCGGAGATTTCCGCCCTGGGACACAACCAATATGTCCGTCTTGGCGAATACCGTGGCCGTGAGGACAAGCGGTTAGGGCGTTTCGAACTGGCTGATGCTCCGGAGGTTTCGTCCTGGTTCGAGCCCAATATCACTCGTGGTATGGATCGTGATACCATCCTGGACACCCTGCGTAGCGATCGCGAGGCCGGAATCATCCACATGACGGATACGACCACCCGTGACATAACCCAGTCCAACTCGGGCAACCGTTTCCGCCTCGCCGAGGACGCCATCGTCGGCCCCTCCCTCGACAAGTGCGGTTTCTTCTCCCTGGAGAACGGCGGCGGCGCGCATTTCCACGTGGCCATGCTCGCCAACATGACTTACCCGTTCACAGAGGCGGCCGAATGGAACAAGTTCGCACCGCAGACCCTGAAGCAGATTCTGGTGCGGTCCACCAACGTGCTCGGCTACAAGCCTCAGCCCAAGAACGTTATGCGTATGACGGGCGAGATGATCAACGAGCATTACGATGTTATCCGCTGTTTCGACTTCCTTAATCATATCGAAAATATGCGTCCTTTCGCGGAAGTGGCGCTCAGTTCCAACAAGAACATCTTCGAGCCTGCTCTGTCCCTGTCCTGGGCCAAGGGCTTCGGTGTGGACCGCTATATGGCGGTCACCGATGAGATTATTCGGATGTGCGCGGATGTGGCCGGAGTGAGCCAGAAGAAGGTGGAACGGATGATCATCCTCGGCCTTAAGGATATGGCCGGCGTCTGTCCGCCCAGATTCATGCGCGAGCTGATCGGATCCATCACCGCTAAATACCCCGAGTTGGTCATTCACAGCCATCGTCATTACACCGACGGTCTGTTCGTGCCGACCATGGGGGCTGCCGCCGAAGCCGGTGCGCATATCGTCGACGTCGCCGTGGGCGCGTCCGTGCGCTGGTACGGCCAGGGCGAGGTGCTCTCCACCGCCGCCTACATCGAGGACGAGATCGGTCTTAAGACCCATCTCGACAAGGACATGATTCGCGCGACCAATTTCAAGCTCAAGCAGATCATGCCTTACTACGACAAATATACCGCTCCCTACTTCCAGGGAATCGATCACGACGTGGTCCGGCACGGCATGCCTGGCGGTGCAACCTCCTCCTCGCAGGAGGGCGCTCTCAAGCAGGGATACATCAAGCTGCTGCCGTATATGCTTAAGTTCCTTGAAGGGACTCGTAAGATCGTCCGCTATCACGATGTCACCCCCGGGTCCCAGATTACCTGGAACACTGCCTTCCTGGCTGTGACCGGCGCCTACAAGCGTGGGGGAGAGCGGGAAGTACGCCGCCTGCTCAACATCCTGGACATTGTCAACCTCTGCAAGGAAGAGGAACTGACCAGCCTTGAGCGCGACGCGCGGCTCGATCTGTACCGTGACGCCAACGATGCTTTCCGTAATCTGCTCCTCGGAAAGTTCGGCAGGCTGCCCTTGGGCTTCCCTGAGGATTGGGTCTACCGGTCCGCATTCGGCAAGGGGTGGGAGACCGCCATTACCGAGCGCGTCGAAGTTTCGCCCCTGACAACTCTTGAGGATGTCGATCTTGCTGCTGAAAAGGCTGCACTCCAAAAGCGGCTGCACCGCCAGCCCACGGAGGAAGAGTTCGTCATGTACCTCAACCATCCGGGCGATGCCATCACTACCATCGAGTTCTGTGAGAAGTACGGCAATATCAACAACCTGCCTGTGGATGTCTGGTTCGAAGGCCTGGAGAAGGGCGAGATCCTCAACTTCCAGGGAGATTGCAAGAAGCCGCATATCATGCGCATTCTGGATATCTCCGAGCCTGATGAGAACGGTATGGTCGTGGTTCGCTATGTGCTCGACTCCGAGATCATGAGCCATCAGGTCAAGGTCGCCGAGCCCGAGGCCGGAGCCAAGGACGCCATGGAAATGGCCGATTCCGGCAATCCGTACCATGTTGGCTCGCCGAGTAACGGTGACCTGTGGGTGACCCATGTCCGTCCCGGAGACAAGGTCAAGGTGGGTGAAGAGCTGTTCAATATCTCCATCATGAAACAGGAGAAGTCGGTGCTTTCACCCATAGACGGTATGGTGCGGCGCGTCATCAAGTCTGCCAACTACACAGAGGACAAGAAGATGATCCCGGTGGTGGAAGGAGAACTGATCGTCGAGCTCGGTCCTGTTGCTGGAATCTGTCCGACCTGCAAGATGGAAGTGCCGGGTGAGGAGTTCAACTTCTGCCCCAATTGTGGCCAGAAAATGTAA
- the sucD gene encoding succinate--CoA ligase subunit alpha, translating to MLLNEHKSKLLFSKANIPVPPGIEIHPGDEDSARPDFPLPWFLKSQVLTGGRGKAGGIQRVVNAAELGPVARKLFALKINRNEVPFIRVEPAADIRHEFYLSLTVSRERRCILLTAGRSGGIEIENLGRDNLLIQEIHLPNGLAAHQVRAAFFHMGLEKEYFKPFAELLQNLFAAMLDSGLLLAEINPLVITNQGTLLALDGKVEIDDNYAEIHPEAEAYYQPEHATQEENAAREAGLSFVKLPGWVGLMVNGAGLAMATMDLLNFSGLPAANFLDLGGAADQQRMRTAMDLLFGDDKAKAIFINLFGGILSCEKVARALEGALGGEAPPKPVVVRMAGKDAEGGLAVLKELDVANVHVAKDMQSAISILDTLKPATAAAIEFPVPELPKPCSRPAKTGYRSDQTFGIDRDTPVLVQGITGKIGQLHTQLMLEYGTNIVAGVTPFKGGMKTLGIPVYNSIAEAKRNHDIGVSIIFVPPPMAADAILEAAANEIPWAACITEGIPQHDMLAALKQAENSPTRIVGPNTPGIIIPEQTKIGILPASPFTPGPVAILSRSGTLTYEVAARLSAAGIGQSICVGIGGDPFIGTSFADLFEMIRNHNKTRAVVVLGEIGGQAEENLAEYVAATGFDKPVISFIAGQTAPPGKRLGHAGAILENGGGIDHKLATMRKAGFILCPSLEDMAAITRDALN from the coding sequence ATGCTGCTGAACGAACATAAGAGCAAACTACTATTCTCCAAAGCCAACATCCCCGTTCCTCCCGGCATCGAAATACATCCAGGCGATGAGGACAGTGCTCGGCCAGACTTTCCCTTGCCCTGGTTCCTGAAATCTCAGGTGCTCACCGGCGGTCGAGGCAAGGCGGGCGGCATCCAGCGGGTGGTCAACGCTGCAGAACTGGGGCCTGTCGCCAGAAAGCTGTTTGCTTTGAAAATCAATAGGAACGAAGTGCCCTTCATCCGCGTGGAGCCGGCTGCAGACATCCGGCACGAATTCTACCTCTCCCTAACCGTCTCCCGTGAACGCCGATGCATCCTGCTCACTGCCGGACGGAGCGGAGGAATTGAAATCGAAAACCTCGGCAGGGACAATCTGTTGATACAGGAAATCCATCTTCCCAACGGACTGGCTGCGCATCAGGTCCGGGCGGCGTTCTTCCACATGGGACTAGAAAAGGAGTACTTCAAGCCCTTTGCAGAGCTACTGCAAAACCTTTTTGCCGCCATGCTCGATTCCGGCCTGCTTCTGGCGGAAATCAATCCGCTTGTCATCACCAACCAGGGTACTCTTCTCGCCCTGGACGGCAAGGTGGAAATCGACGACAACTATGCCGAGATCCACCCAGAGGCAGAAGCATATTATCAGCCCGAACACGCGACCCAAGAGGAAAACGCAGCCCGCGAAGCAGGCCTTTCCTTCGTCAAGCTGCCGGGCTGGGTGGGACTCATGGTCAATGGAGCCGGCCTGGCCATGGCCACCATGGACCTGCTCAACTTTTCCGGCCTTCCCGCCGCCAATTTCCTCGACTTAGGAGGAGCCGCCGACCAGCAGCGGATGCGCACGGCCATGGACCTGCTCTTTGGTGACGACAAGGCAAAAGCCATCTTCATAAATCTTTTCGGCGGGATACTCTCATGTGAGAAGGTGGCCCGGGCACTGGAGGGAGCGCTGGGCGGCGAAGCACCGCCCAAACCCGTAGTGGTCCGCATGGCAGGCAAGGACGCTGAAGGAGGACTGGCTGTTCTCAAGGAACTTGACGTGGCCAATGTCCATGTGGCGAAAGATATGCAATCAGCCATTTCCATCCTCGACACCCTCAAACCGGCCACGGCCGCAGCAATCGAATTCCCGGTACCGGAATTACCCAAACCCTGTAGCAGACCGGCCAAGACAGGCTATCGATCCGATCAAACATTCGGCATTGACCGGGATACACCGGTCCTTGTCCAGGGCATAACGGGCAAGATCGGCCAGCTCCATACACAATTGATGCTGGAATACGGAACCAACATCGTGGCCGGCGTCACTCCGTTCAAGGGCGGCATGAAGACGCTCGGCATCCCGGTTTACAACTCCATCGCCGAGGCCAAACGGAATCATGACATCGGCGTCTCCATCATTTTCGTACCACCGCCCATGGCCGCAGACGCAATCCTTGAAGCCGCGGCCAATGAAATTCCTTGGGCAGCCTGCATAACCGAGGGCATCCCGCAGCATGATATGTTAGCCGCTTTAAAACAGGCCGAAAACTCCCCAACGCGAATAGTCGGCCCGAACACACCGGGAATCATCATCCCGGAACAGACGAAGATAGGCATCCTCCCGGCCTCGCCATTCACACCCGGGCCGGTCGCGATCCTCTCCCGTAGCGGGACCCTGACATACGAGGTGGCGGCCCGGTTGAGCGCCGCCGGAATCGGCCAATCCATATGCGTAGGGATCGGCGGAGACCCGTTCATAGGCACGAGTTTCGCTGACCTGTTTGAAATGATTCGCAATCACAATAAAACACGGGCCGTGGTCGTTCTCGGTGAAATCGGTGGACAGGCCGAAGAGAATCTGGCTGAATACGTCGCGGCGACCGGCTTCGACAAACCGGTCATCTCATTCATCGCCGGTCAGACAGCCCCTCCTGGCAAACGGCTAGGCCATGCCGGAGCCATTCTCGAAAATGGAGGGGGCATCGACCACAAGCTGGCAACCATGCGCAAAGCGGGTTTCATCCTTTGCCCCAGCCTTGAAGACATGGCCGCGATAACACGCGACGCATTGAATTAA
- a CDS encoding glycosyltransferase family 4 protein — translation MKILLLDLGKKLRGGQRQVYYLARRLHRTPGFDPLVALPGKAPLRALLEEEGIPHIALPSASDLNPLNIFSFFRIVATQQPDIIHTNDAKGATLAALAKGWLGEFKLVHSRRVSYPLKARSRKKYMAGDALVAVSREIQEVLVEGGIPKERTSTIHSGIDVERYTTEKRHGPLLTIGAVGALSSQKGFEVLIDALAILRDEECIPDWQCLIAGDGPLLQQLKDRADQQGISRSILFLGYRDSREVLPEIDILTVPSVDGEGSNGVIKEGWASGTPVISSDLPSNLELVTHEHDGLVFGNRDARELAACIVRLASDPALAGQLAANGSETVARFTDKVMADKYMALYSSLLS, via the coding sequence TTGAAGATACTGCTTCTGGACTTAGGAAAAAAACTTCGTGGCGGACAGCGCCAGGTCTATTATCTGGCCCGTCGACTGCACCGAACGCCCGGCTTTGACCCTCTCGTGGCCCTGCCGGGCAAAGCGCCATTGCGTGCCCTGCTTGAAGAAGAAGGCATACCGCATATAGCGCTGCCCTCTGCAAGCGACCTGAACCCGCTGAATATTTTCAGTTTTTTTCGAATCGTTGCCACCCAGCAGCCGGACATCATCCACACTAACGACGCCAAAGGCGCTACCCTCGCCGCTCTCGCCAAGGGCTGGCTGGGTGAGTTCAAACTGGTGCACAGCAGGCGAGTATCCTATCCCCTCAAGGCTCGCTCCAGAAAAAAATACATGGCTGGCGACGCCCTGGTGGCGGTCAGCCGGGAAATTCAGGAAGTCCTGGTGGAAGGCGGCATTCCAAAAGAACGGACGTCCACCATTCACAGCGGCATCGACGTGGAGCGCTATACCACGGAAAAACGCCACGGCCCTCTGCTGACCATCGGTGCAGTGGGAGCCCTGAGCTCTCAGAAAGGATTCGAGGTCCTCATCGATGCACTGGCCATCCTCCGCGATGAGGAATGCATACCGGACTGGCAGTGCCTGATAGCTGGCGACGGACCGCTCCTGCAACAACTCAAAGACAGGGCTGACCAGCAGGGAATCTCCCGCTCCATCCTCTTTCTCGGCTACAGGGACAGCCGCGAGGTACTGCCGGAAATCGATATTCTCACCGTGCCTTCGGTGGATGGCGAGGGGTCCAACGGCGTGATCAAGGAGGGCTGGGCGTCAGGCACGCCGGTGATCTCCTCCGATCTCCCCTCCAACCTGGAATTGGTCACTCACGAACACGACGGCCTGGTATTCGGCAATCGCGACGCCCGGGAACTGGCGGCTTGCATCGTCCGCCTGGCCTCGGATCCGGCACTCGCCGGACAGTTGGCTGCAAACGGCTCGGAAACCGTGGCCCGTTTCACGGACAAGGTCATGGCCGATAAGTACATGGCCCTCTACAGCAGCCTGCTTTCCTGA
- a CDS encoding exopolyphosphatase, with the protein MRLVTRSDFDGLACATLLKHLGIIDDYLFAHPKDLQDGKVEVTSKDVLANVPYVEGCGLWFDHHQSEMERLGEIQFEGASKPLLSCARVIYEYYGADKFPESFNPMLTAVDKVDSADLTISDITDPEGWIMLGYIMDPRTGLGRYRDYRISNYQLMLDMIEYCRIYTADEIMALPDVQERIERYRQDKDAYINMLKENTKLYGNAMVMDLRRLDRIYCGNRFMIYTLFPDCNVSIRVIWGFKKQNVVFTVGHSITNRTCKTNIGKLMLSLGGGGHRMVGTCQVAESEVSETLKTILDQLSADEAK; encoded by the coding sequence ATGCGCCTCGTCACGAGATCCGACTTTGATGGATTGGCTTGCGCCACCTTACTCAAACACCTCGGCATAATTGACGATTATCTTTTCGCTCACCCCAAGGATCTTCAGGACGGCAAGGTAGAGGTCACCAGCAAAGACGTCCTTGCCAATGTCCCATACGTAGAGGGGTGCGGACTCTGGTTCGACCACCATCAAAGTGAGATGGAACGACTGGGCGAGATACAGTTCGAGGGGGCCTCGAAGCCGTTGCTCAGTTGTGCAAGGGTCATCTATGAATACTATGGGGCGGACAAATTTCCTGAGAGCTTCAACCCTATGCTGACGGCCGTGGATAAAGTCGACTCCGCTGACCTGACCATAAGCGATATCACAGACCCGGAAGGGTGGATAATGCTCGGGTATATCATGGACCCGAGGACCGGCCTTGGACGCTACCGCGACTACCGCATTTCCAACTACCAGCTCATGCTCGACATGATCGAATACTGCCGCATCTACACGGCAGACGAGATAATGGCCCTTCCCGACGTGCAGGAGCGAATCGAGCGCTACAGGCAGGACAAGGACGCCTACATCAACATGCTCAAGGAAAACACAAAGTTGTACGGCAACGCCATGGTCATGGATCTTCGCAGACTGGACAGGATTTACTGTGGCAACCGCTTCATGATCTACACCCTCTTCCCCGACTGCAACGTATCCATCCGGGTCATCTGGGGATTCAAGAAGCAAAACGTCGTCTTTACCGTAGGACATTCCATTACGAACAGAACATGCAAAACAAACATCGGCAAGCTCATGCTCTCGCTTGGTGGCGGTGGGCACCGCATGGTCGGGACCTGTCAGGTAGCCGAAAGCGAGGTGTCTGAAACCTTGAAGACGATTTTAGATCAACTCAGTGCCGATGAAGCCAAATGA
- a CDS encoding biotin--[acetyl-CoA-carboxylase] ligase, translated as MLPPGIFLWEPEDEALPGGASLENSGPLTQNWEEGLALCGEWADPLEMPGIGRFRQASKECETTIVIVGRCFSTMEAARLLYEQGAVGEWGSVVALTQTGGRGQLRRPWSSPPGNLFASVVLPKAPTESEWSTAYGKLLPLLCGYMIAEILGEQGAQLEVKWPNDLLQNDRKVGGMLIESKKEVDILGLGINLIESPSDSLMREDRSVPAGIMQTGRGVPTTVGMWHTLVNRWKKMYIVLLGELKPPQFVSAMLPRLAWLGRRILVHEREGLSFQAEIIGISPEGGLVVRRPEGEGVLFSGSIIPL; from the coding sequence ATGCTGCCACCTGGAATTTTTCTATGGGAACCCGAGGATGAAGCCTTGCCCGGAGGGGCTTCTCTTGAGAATTCCGGCCCTCTAACCCAAAATTGGGAAGAAGGGCTGGCTCTATGCGGAGAATGGGCTGATCCTCTTGAGATGCCAGGAATTGGGCGGTTTCGCCAAGCCTCAAAAGAGTGCGAAACCACTATCGTCATAGTGGGCCGCTGCTTCTCAACCATGGAGGCAGCCCGTCTTCTGTACGAGCAGGGCGCCGTAGGTGAGTGGGGTTCGGTTGTCGCCCTTACACAGACCGGTGGACGTGGCCAATTGCGTCGTCCCTGGTCATCGCCTCCGGGGAATTTGTTCGCTTCGGTGGTTTTGCCCAAAGCTCCGACCGAAAGTGAATGGTCTACTGCCTACGGGAAATTGCTTCCGCTATTGTGCGGTTACATGATTGCAGAAATCCTCGGGGAACAGGGGGCGCAGCTTGAGGTGAAATGGCCCAACGACCTCCTTCAGAACGACAGGAAGGTCGGAGGGATGCTTATTGAAAGCAAAAAAGAAGTGGATATTCTTGGGTTGGGCATAAATCTTATCGAGTCACCGTCTGACTCCTTGATGCGAGAAGATCGTTCGGTCCCAGCCGGAATTATGCAAACGGGGAGAGGTGTGCCCACCACCGTGGGAATGTGGCATACGCTTGTGAACCGGTGGAAAAAGATGTATATAGTCTTGCTCGGCGAGTTGAAGCCTCCCCAGTTTGTTTCGGCTATGCTCCCCCGACTGGCCTGGTTGGGGCGCCGCATTCTGGTTCACGAGAGAGAGGGTCTATCATTTCAAGCCGAAATAATTGGCATTTCGCCAGAAGGCGGACTTGTTGTACGCCGTCCGGAAGGAGAAGGGGTTCTCTTCTCCGGTTCCATTATTCCTCTGTAG
- a CDS encoding metal-dependent hydrolase, whose protein sequence is MPGYQGHLLGGLFFAVMGLVGAVLLGWFVFDPLTAAGLIGFCLLGALFPDVDTDSKGQNLYYSVFAMVDLGLIIQKQYIWSAWLGLFAMLPAIGSHRGWTHTWWAMLVVPLPILLVPAAMLGFPQANIFVPYYVAFATGYFSHLLLDGEFR, encoded by the coding sequence ATGCCTGGATATCAGGGACATCTGCTGGGGGGACTGTTCTTCGCCGTCATGGGGTTGGTCGGCGCGGTGTTGCTCGGATGGTTTGTCTTCGATCCTCTGACCGCAGCCGGTCTGATCGGTTTTTGCTTGTTGGGGGCTCTTTTCCCTGATGTAGACACTGATTCCAAGGGCCAGAATCTCTATTATTCCGTTTTCGCCATGGTTGATCTCGGGTTGATCATTCAAAAACAGTATATCTGGTCGGCATGGTTGGGGCTTTTTGCCATGTTGCCCGCCATCGGATCACACCGAGGATGGACCCACACATGGTGGGCCATGCTGGTGGTGCCCTTGCCCATACTGCTTGTCCCGGCTGCCATGCTCGGGTTTCCCCAAGCTAATATTTTTGTTCCCTATTATGTGGCATTTGCCACGGGATACTTCTCCCATCTCCTGCTGGACGGCGAGTTTCGGTAA